DNA sequence from the Halobacterium sp. DL1 genome:
GCGCGACGGCGCGAACGCAGAGTAACCGTCGCCTACCACCTCGTGTGTAGACCCCGTCCGCCGCTCTCCCGAGCGAAACGCGTATGTGGCCCGCCGCGGACGCCTGACGTGATGGAGACGACCCACCGCGTCCACGTCGGCGACGCCCGCGACCTGCCGCTCGCCGACGACAGCGCGGACCTCGTCGTCACGTCGCCACCCTACCCCATGATCGAGATGTGGGACGAGACGTTCGCCGCACTCGACCCCGCAGTCGGCGACGCGCTCGACGCGGGCGACGGCGCTCGCGCCCACGACCTGATGCTCGACGTGCTCGACGACGCCTGGGCGGAGGTCGCGCGCGTCCTCCGGCCCGGCGGCATCGCGGTGGTGAACGTCGGCGACGCCACTCGCACGGTCGGTCGGTTCCGGGTCTACGACAACCACGCTCGCATCACGCAGACGTTCGAGGAGCTGGGCTTCGACCCGCTGCCGGGCGTGCTGTGGCGCAAGCCCGCCAACAGCGCCGCGAAGTTCATGGGCAGCGGGATGGTGCCGCCGAACGCCTACGTCACGCTCGAACGCGAGCACGTCCTCGTCTTCCGGAACGGCGAGCGCCGCAGTTTCGAGCCGGGCGCCGACCGGCGCTACGAGGCCGCCTACTTCTGGGAGGAGCGCAACCGCTGGTTCTCCGACGTCTGGACGGACCTCGGCGGCGAGCGCCAGGCGCTCGCGGACCCCGACCTCCGGGAGCGCTCGGCGGCGTTCCCGCTGGCACTCCCCTACCGCCTCGTCAACATGTACTCCGTCTACGGCGACACCGTCCTCGACCCGTTCTGGGGGACCGGGACGACGAGTCTCGCGGCGGCCGTCGCGGGCCGCAGTTCCGTCGGCGTCGAACACGACCCCGGATTCGCCAACGCGTTCGCCGAACGCATCCGGGAGGCGCCCCACCTCTCACGGGAGTTCGCCCGCCAGCGACTCGCCGACCACCGCGAGTTCGTCCGCGGAACCGACGACGCCCTCGACTACGAGGCCGAAAACTACGACACGCGCGTCCGGACCAACCAGGAGCGCCGCATCCAGTTCTACGAGGTCGCGGACGTGGCGGAGACGCCGGATGGGTGGCGGGCGACACACGAACCGTACCGGGAGTGAGTGCCGCGGGCCGGGCGCTCGTTCCAACGACGCAACCACCTGGTCGACAGTTGGCCACGGAGCATAACCGCCAGCGACGACTGTTATCGGTATGACGTATCAGACCACCGTGGGCTGGTCGCTGCTCAGTTCGGGCGTCGTCACACTGTTGCTCGCGTACCTCCCCGGCGACTCGGTCTGGTGGGGCGTCGGGCTGCTAGTCGTCGGCGCTGCAGTGCTGCTCTACCGCCAGGTGTAGTCGAGCGGACGATGTACGACGACAACCGCGGAAGTTGCAGGCAAAGGAGCCCGAGGTCCGCACGGGTGGGACGGGATGAGTGACGGCCGGCCGGATAGCTCTGCCCAGCCCCCCAACCAGAGCCGACTGACGAACGTCGGGTTCGTCCGGTGGCTGTTGCTCTCGGGGAGTCGCCGGGTGCTCACCCTCGCCCTCTCGGTGCTCGTCCTCGCCATCCTCCTCACGGTCGGCACCGTCTGGGAGTTCGAGATGGAGGTGCTGGTCAACGAGACGCGGGCCGTGCAGTCCCTGTTCAACACCCTGCTCGGCGGCATCATCCTCTTCGTCTCAGTCGTCCTCTCCATCAACATCGCCGTTCTCTCCCAGGAACTCGGCCCGCTGCAGAGCGAGCAGTCACAGATAGAGGACGCCCTCGAGTTCAAGACGGAGCTGACCGAGGCCGTCGATGCGGACGTCAACACCACCGAAACGGAGACCCTCTACCCCTTCCTCGTCCGGTCGATCCGGCGGGAGTGCGAGCAGCTCCGGGCGAGCGCCGAGCGGCTGGGCGAGGACCCAGCAGGCGAGGCGGTCGCGGCGTTCGCCTCGTCGGTGGAGCAGGAACTCGCCCGGGTCGAGGACCGCCTTCACTCCGACAGCCGCCGGCTGACGCCGACGCTGCTGGCCGGTCTCGACTACGACCTCGCACACCAGATTGCCACGGCACGGCACCTCCAGTTGACCCACGGCGACAGCCTCGGGGAGTCCGGTAGCGCGGCGCTCGCCAACCTCCTCGAACTGTTCACAGCGTTCGCCTCCGGGCGGGAGTACTTCCAGACGCTGTACTTCAAGCGGGAGGTCCAGAACCTCACCCGGGACCTGCTGTTCCTCGCGCTCCCGGTCATCGTCTTCACGTCCCACGTCCTGCTCGCCATCGACGCAGGGCTGTTCCCCCAGTCGGGCGCCCTCGGGATACAGCCCCGGCTGCTGTACGTGAGCATCGGGTACGCCATCGCGCTCTCGCCGTACCTCCTGTTGAGCGCGTACATGCTCCGCATCGTCAGCGTCTCGCGGCTCGCCACGGCGTCGACGGGCTTCAGATTCGACGACGACGGGTCGGCGTGACGAGCGCCGTCTACCCGGCAGCCTGCCGGAGGAACTGGTAACCACCCGGCAGTTCCGTGCAGCCAATCGCCGACGAAGTGGCTCCGAACCGCCAGCATCCTGCGAGAACGGTTAATCCGGTAGGAGTCGCCTACCAGAGTGTTCCACGATCCATGCGCAGTAAGAGCACGTTAACGGTCTTCAGCCTCGTGATGGCGGTCGTCGGTCGTGAGTTCGCGGCGCTCGTCCGGGGACTGGCGTTCTGGACGGCGGTGATACTGCCGCTCGTCTATCTCGTGCTCCTCGTGGTCGGCTCGCCGACTGTCAGCGACCCCGCCGCCGTGGCGGTGTTTGCAGCCTTCAACGTCGTCTCACTGGTGCTCGGACACGGCTACGGCGAGCCGTAGTCGCGACAGTGGAGCGGTGCCTCGAGTTACTCCTCGTCGCCGCTCCACAGTAGCCGCAGTACGGTGGCGATGCTGACCGCACCGACCGCGACCAGCCCCCCGAGACCGACCGGCCCCTGGGTCTCGTCGACCGTCGGCCCCGGTGGTTCTCCCACCACCGCCCGCTGGGGGACCGACTCGCAGGAGAGCCCGATCCACTGGTCGTTGCACACCTCGGCGCTGTTGACGATGAAGACGGTGTCCTCCCGGACCTCGTCCGGTTCGCTGTCCCCGTACGCCACCATCGAGATGGAGAGCGGGACCTCCGACCGCTTGTCGAGCAGGAGCGCGTCGTAGGCGATGGACGTGCCGGCCTCCCAGTTCGCGAACGCGCAGTTGTCCGCGACCTCCTCGTGTGGCTCCGTCGTCCCGGTCACTGAGAGCCACTGCCCGACGTAGTTGTCCTCGAACTCGTCGACCCGCGGGACGATGAACAGCCTCGTCACCCGCGTGTCCTGGTCCTCCAGTCCCCCGAGACCGACGGCCGACGCTCCCAACCCGACGGCTGACGCGCCGACCGCGCCCGACTGTTCGATGAACTCCCGCCGAGTGTGAGTCATCAGCTGGTGGCCTCCGGTCCCTAGTTCCTCGCTGAACTGGAAAAGCCCACTGGCGACCGGCAGTCCCTGGCCGGTAGCTGCCCCGTTACTGGCGGAAGACGCTCTGCTACTGTTGGCCTGTTCTGCCCCCGCTTGTTCGCTTTCTTAACCTCATCTGGTAACTAACTGGCTTCCATCTCGACAGTAGAGCCATCGGCGTCCGTCGGCTAGTACGCCCATGCGACGGCGCCTCCTCGCGGTCGGTCTCGTCGTCCTCCTCGTCGGTGCAGCCGGCTGCGTCGGCACCGACCAGGCCGGCACACCGACCAGCGAGACGGCGGGGACGGACGCCACACCATTTGCGACGACCGGGACGACAGTCAACGGCGGGACGAACGGGACACTCGAGGTCCACTTCATCAACACCGGGCAGGCGAGCGCGACGCTGGTCGTCGGCCCGTCGAACGAGACGATGCTCGTCGACACCGGGGACTGGCGCGACGGCGGCGAGGGGGTGCTCGACTACCTCCGTGCGCAGAACGTCGACCGGATCGACTACCTCGTGACCACGCACGCGGACGCCGACCACATCGGCGGACACGCCGAGGTCATCGACTACTACGAGACGAAAGCCGACGGGGTCGGCGCCGTCTACGACCCCGGCATCGCGTCGGCGTCCGCCACCTACGAGGACTACCTCGACGCCGTCGAGCGCCACGACGTCCCGCTGTACGAGACGCGGGCCGGCGACACCGTCCCGCTGGACGGCGCGACGGTCGAGGTGCTCTCGCCGCCCCGACCGTACCTCGCCAACGACGAGAAAAACGAGAACAGCGTCGTGCTCGACGTGACGTTCGGGAACACGAGCTTCCTGCTCACGGGCGACGCGGGCGAGACCGCCGAGCGACGGCTCGTCGAAGCGTACGGCGACGAGTTGAACGCGACGGTGCTCCAGGCCGGCCACCACGGCAGCGACACGTCGACGAGCGCGCCGTTCCTGGACGCCGTGGAGCCGTCGCTCGTCGTCATCTCGAGCGCGTACGACTCGCAGTACGGCCACCCCCACGAGGCCGTCCTCGAACGACTCGCCGCCCGGAGCCTCCCGACGTACTGGACCGCCACCCACGGCGACGTCGTCACGGTCAGTAACGGGGAGACCGTGACCGTCCTCACCCAGCAGGCGGCGCCCACCGACGCGACGAACCTCCGCGAGGGCGAGCCCATCGAACCGGCGAACGCGACCGGCGTGACCGAGCGGGCGACGGTCGAGGGCAGCGCGGTCGAGTCGACGGAGACGACGGCCACGGACGGCGGCACGACGACGGCCACGGCGTCAGAGACCACGACCGCGGAGTCGACCACCGCGGGCCAGCTCGCGGTCGAGACGGTCCACCCGGACGCCGCGGGCGACGAACGGGACAACCTGAACGACGAGTACGTTGTCTT
Encoded proteins:
- a CDS encoding modification methylase, which encodes METTHRVHVGDARDLPLADDSADLVVTSPPYPMIEMWDETFAALDPAVGDALDAGDGARAHDLMLDVLDDAWAEVARVLRPGGIAVVNVGDATRTVGRFRVYDNHARITQTFEELGFDPLPGVLWRKPANSAAKFMGSGMVPPNAYVTLEREHVLVFRNGERRSFEPGADRRYEAAYFWEERNRWFSDVWTDLGGERQALADPDLRERSAAFPLALPYRLVNMYSVYGDTVLDPFWGTGTTSLAAAVAGRSSVGVEHDPGFANAFAERIREAPHLSREFARQRLADHREFVRGTDDALDYEAENYDTRVRTNQERRIQFYEVADVAETPDGWRATHEPYRE
- a CDS encoding beta-lactamase; this encodes MRRRLLAVGLVVLLVGAAGCVGTDQAGTPTSETAGTDATPFATTGTTVNGGTNGTLEVHFINTGQASATLVVGPSNETMLVDTGDWRDGGEGVLDYLRAQNVDRIDYLVTTHADADHIGGHAEVIDYYETKADGVGAVYDPGIASASATYEDYLDAVERHDVPLYETRAGDTVPLDGATVEVLSPPRPYLANDEKNENSVVLDVTFGNTSFLLTGDAGETAERRLVEAYGDELNATVLQAGHHGSDTSTSAPFLDAVEPSLVVISSAYDSQYGHPHEAVLERLAARSLPTYWTATHGDVVTVSNGETVTVLTQQAAPTDATNLREGEPIEPANATGVTERATVEGSAVESTETTATDGGTTTATASETTTAESTTAGQLAVETVHPDAAGDERDNLNDEYVVFENTGDERLDISGWTVTDEADHSFTVPEGVSLDPGETVTLHTGSGTDTATDLYWGSGSPVWNNGGDTVFVTTDDGELVVEESYS